The following proteins are co-located in the Methanobacterium formicicum DSM 3637 genome:
- a CDS encoding RNA ligase: MREKKIPPLVNDEEVSHLLDIPSPRLEDAYHKGIIKKYQKKGMNAIQFRKGLGPVEAGTMVIKGEEIEVIRGFPKIRRILMLHPALEKHFPDKVAVEEKMNGYNVRIALVDSEIVAFTRGGYVCPYTSRKAREILDLDDFFQDYPQMVICGEMVGTLNPYVSHYYPEVGKLGFRIFDLREKLTNVALPIMAKREILADYNLEPVKLLGVFPVKKAPQRILEIVKELGEHDREGVVMKDPQMQLDPLKYTSSQAQAAELEYALSFPFDLARAFLFSRIIREGFQSHETAESKDARRERALRMGESILYPMLETISKVENGELAAEDLLIEVENKEQADEFIRYLRDLKVMATLAEIKEGKAVIRRVHQSTNDRINNYLDGGLY, translated from the coding sequence ATGAGAGAAAAAAAGATTCCACCTCTGGTAAATGATGAAGAAGTTTCCCATCTACTGGATATACCATCTCCTAGATTGGAGGATGCCTACCACAAGGGTATCATAAAAAAATACCAGAAGAAAGGTATGAATGCCATCCAGTTCCGGAAAGGGCTGGGACCAGTTGAAGCAGGGACCATGGTAATAAAAGGGGAAGAAATAGAAGTTATAAGGGGATTCCCCAAGATAAGAAGAATCCTTATGTTACACCCGGCACTGGAAAAACATTTCCCGGACAAAGTGGCAGTAGAAGAGAAGATGAACGGCTACAACGTTCGCATAGCTCTGGTTGATTCTGAAATAGTGGCCTTTACCCGGGGAGGTTATGTATGTCCATACACCAGCCGTAAGGCCCGGGAAATACTGGATCTGGATGATTTCTTCCAGGATTATCCTCAGATGGTTATCTGTGGAGAAATGGTGGGCACCCTGAACCCTTACGTCTCCCATTACTACCCTGAGGTGGGGAAGTTAGGGTTCCGAATATTCGATCTCAGGGAAAAACTCACCAACGTGGCCTTACCCATAATGGCCAAAAGGGAGATACTGGCAGATTACAACCTGGAACCAGTAAAGCTTTTGGGAGTGTTTCCAGTTAAAAAGGCACCCCAGAGGATCCTGGAGATCGTGAAGGAACTGGGAGAGCATGACCGGGAGGGAGTGGTGATGAAAGACCCCCAGATGCAACTGGATCCATTGAAGTACACCTCATCCCAGGCCCAGGCAGCCGAACTTGAATATGCACTGAGTTTTCCCTTTGACCTGGCCCGTGCATTTTTATTTAGCAGGATAATCAGGGAAGGATTCCAGTCCCATGAAACAGCTGAATCAAAGGATGCTCGTCGGGAAAGAGCCCTGCGAATGGGAGAATCCATACTTTACCCCATGCTGGAAACCATAAGTAAGGTGGAAAATGGTGAACTGGCAGCAGAGGATCTGCTCATCGAAGTGGAAAACAAGGAACAAGCAGATGAATTCATACGCTACCTCCGTGATTTAAAGGTCATGGCCACTTTGGCTGAGATAAAAGAGGGTAAAGCAGTTATAAGAAGAGTACACCAGTCCACCAACGATCGGATAAACAACTATCTTGATGGTGGATTGTACTAA
- a CDS encoding CBS domain-containing protein, whose translation MHVKDIMAKGAVVVDKDQNIHDALKLMKKNKVSRLPVINTNQDHQKELVGIITEKDISIRLGSSKYGNLAPSHFHVSTVMTAQPLIADGNQTLGDAAQLMLENGIGGLTVTDGMEIIGMITKTDFLHTCQGRPFTDITVKERMQSDVTTIGPQDRLVHARRIIIDEGIGRLPVMEDGQLQGMITAKDIAMAMMSFRKVVPDKYKPARIRNLLVEDVMIQNVKTITEETTMAEAAQILLDENFSGLPVMNEEGMSGIITKTDFLKLVVELEK comes from the coding sequence ATGCATGTGAAAGATATAATGGCCAAAGGTGCAGTTGTAGTGGACAAAGACCAGAACATCCATGATGCACTGAAATTAATGAAAAAAAATAAAGTATCCAGGTTACCGGTTATAAACACCAACCAGGACCATCAAAAAGAATTGGTAGGTATCATAACCGAGAAAGACATATCCATTCGCCTGGGTTCATCCAAATACGGCAACCTGGCACCATCCCACTTCCATGTTTCCACAGTGATGACAGCCCAACCATTAATTGCTGATGGAAACCAAACATTGGGGGATGCAGCCCAACTTATGCTTGAAAATGGAATTGGGGGCCTGACTGTAACCGATGGTATGGAGATTATAGGGATGATCACCAAAACAGACTTCCTGCACACCTGCCAGGGCAGACCATTCACCGACATCACAGTTAAAGAGCGAATGCAATCTGATGTCACCACTATCGGACCACAGGACCGGCTGGTACACGCCAGGAGGATCATCATTGATGAAGGTATTGGTCGACTCCCAGTAATGGAAGATGGACAGCTTCAGGGAATGATAACTGCTAAAGACATCGCCATGGCCATGATGTCCTTCCGAAAAGTCGTTCCTGACAAGTACAAACCCGCCAGAATACGTAACCTGCTGGTGGAAGACGTGATGATCCAGAACGTGAAAACCATCACCGAAGAAACAACCATGGCCGAAGCAGCACAGATCCTGCTGGATGAAAACTTCAGTGGATTACCAGTGATGAATGAAGAGGGAATGAGTGGAATCATCACCAAAACCGACTTCCTGAAACTGGTGGTGGAACTGGAAAAATGA
- a CDS encoding CBS domain-containing protein gives MKIEDVMNEEVILAEENEQVSHARNLMIKYGYSRILVVDQEGKPVGILTEKDLTRKMRSNGPKWKRRTIDKISIRRVMTPNPLTINPFREVQEAVELMIKNDISSVPVVDGDEVVGIVTKSDLMNFYLQKYTGKWKVSDLMTSEVITVNENHSIGHVISVMEDDKIGKVIVMRDNEPVGIITSANISFANVEDPETGVSVEKIAFLRNIDGQEKRNVREVSMVTAGDIMTNHLIKIEQDEDAASAAAIMAKNEVSGMPVVDGNELVGIITKTDIIRGIQ, from the coding sequence ATGAAAATCGAGGATGTAATGAACGAGGAAGTAATCTTAGCCGAGGAAAACGAACAAGTAAGCCATGCCCGAAACCTAATGATTAAATACGGTTACAGCCGCATTTTAGTAGTTGACCAGGAAGGTAAACCAGTGGGCATCCTGACTGAAAAAGACTTAACCCGAAAAATGAGATCCAACGGACCAAAATGGAAAAGGAGGACCATCGACAAAATCAGCATCCGCCGGGTCATGACACCCAATCCACTAACCATCAACCCCTTCCGTGAAGTTCAGGAGGCAGTAGAGCTCATGATCAAAAACGACATCAGCTCAGTACCGGTTGTGGATGGGGATGAAGTAGTGGGGATTGTAACCAAAAGCGACCTTATGAACTTCTACCTCCAGAAATACACGGGCAAATGGAAAGTATCCGACCTCATGACCAGCGAAGTGATAACTGTCAATGAAAACCACAGCATAGGTCATGTCATAAGTGTAATGGAAGATGATAAAATAGGTAAAGTCATCGTGATGAGGGATAATGAGCCAGTGGGTATCATAACCTCTGCTAACATATCCTTTGCCAATGTAGAAGATCCTGAAACCGGAGTAAGCGTGGAGAAAATAGCATTCCTGCGTAACATTGACGGTCAGGAGAAGAGAAATGTTCGGGAGGTGTCCATGGTCACAGCAGGGGATATCATGACCAATCACCTTATAAAAATCGAACAGGACGAAGACGCCGCCAGTGCAGCTGCAATAATGGCTAAAAATGAGGTTAGTGGAATGCCAGTTGTAGACGGCAATGAACTGGTGGGAATAATCACCAAAACGGATATAATCCGGGGAATACAGTAA
- a CDS encoding CBS domain-containing protein: MRKRQTINLVKSMDRGPLEFETHESQHDGDVMSIATKKVVTAPQTATIKEAAEIMVKNKFRRLPITDPGSEKLLGIVTSMDILDFLGGGDKYKILEEKHQDNFPAAINEPVKMIMTRNVETINTRDSITNAVTKMTAKGVGALPIVDSNHKIEGIVSERDFVLLMAGVLTDEKVEDYMHNSVITTTPGTRIEGASKIMVRNKLRRIPVVGEERKTPHPEEDKIVGIVTATDILEFLGKNSAFEHMITNSAEEILNTTITEIMESEVISATVTAHLGDICDLMEEKGIGGLPVVENGELRGIITESDILRAVSS, encoded by the coding sequence ATGAGAAAAAGACAAACCATAAACCTGGTGAAATCAATGGACCGCGGTCCATTGGAATTTGAAACCCACGAATCCCAGCATGATGGAGACGTGATGAGCATAGCAACGAAAAAGGTGGTAACCGCACCTCAAACCGCCACCATAAAAGAAGCGGCTGAAATAATGGTAAAAAACAAGTTCAGACGACTTCCCATAACTGATCCAGGGAGTGAGAAGCTTCTGGGAATCGTCACATCCATGGACATTCTGGACTTTTTAGGAGGTGGGGACAAGTACAAGATCCTGGAAGAAAAACATCAGGACAACTTCCCTGCAGCCATCAACGAACCAGTGAAAATGATCATGACTCGTAACGTGGAAACCATCAATACCAGGGACTCCATAACCAATGCAGTAACCAAAATGACTGCTAAAGGAGTGGGGGCCCTGCCTATAGTGGATTCAAATCATAAAATAGAAGGAATAGTTTCTGAAAGAGATTTTGTACTGTTGATGGCCGGAGTACTCACCGATGAAAAGGTTGAAGACTACATGCACAACAGTGTAATCACCACCACCCCCGGGACCCGTATTGAAGGGGCATCCAAGATAATGGTCCGTAACAAACTCCGCAGAATCCCGGTAGTGGGTGAAGAGCGTAAGACACCTCACCCTGAAGAGGATAAAATAGTGGGAATTGTCACCGCCACCGATATCCTGGAATTTTTAGGTAAAAACAGTGCCTTTGAACACATGATAACCAACAGTGCCGAGGAAATCCTCAACACCACCATCACCGAGATCATGGAATCTGAAGTAATCTCAGCCACAGTCACCGCCCATCTAGGAGACATATGTGACTTGATGGAAGAAAAAGGCATAGGTGGACTTCCCGTAGTTGAAAATGGGGAACTACGGGGAATAATAACAGAAAGTGACATATTAAGAGCCGTGAGTTCCTAA